The sequence ACAGCTCCGGCGCTTCCTCGGCCTCGGGCTCCAGTGCATAGGCAATGTGATGGCGAGTGTGGCCGGGCACCTCGATCACCCGCAGCCTTCGTCCCAGCAGCATGAACTGATCGCCCCCCTGGACCCCTTGGGTCTGCAGCGGGATCCGCTCTCGATCAGCGGCACTGGCGATCACGGCCGCCTGGGGCCAGCGCTGCAGCAACCCCGGCGCCCCGCCGATGTGGTCGTGGTGGTGGTGGGTGTGCAGGATGGCCTCGAGCTCCAGGCCCCTCTCCTCCAGCCAGGCGACCACTGGCTCGGCCACAGCTGGATCCACCACCGCAGCACCGCGGCCGCCGCCGTGCAAGACGAACACGTAGTTGTCGTTCAGGACAGGG is a genomic window of Synechococcus sp. A10-1-5-1 containing:
- the gloB gene encoding hydroxyacylglutathione hydrolase, which translates into the protein MHAATTVSLIPVLNDNYVFVLHGGGRGAAVVDPAVAEPVVAWLEERGLELEAILHTHHHHDHIGGAPGLLQRWPQAAVIASAADRERIPLQTQGVQGGDQFMLLGRRLRVIEVPGHTRHHIAYALEPEAEEAPELFCGDTLFAGGCGRLFEGTPEQMLSSLRSLSALGAETRVWCAHEYTEGNLLWAAEVEPENEAIRKRLALVQQLRSEGRPTIPSSIGLEQATNLFMRAKNAAALRQLRGHKDLWRG